The following proteins are encoded in a genomic region of Spirosoma sp. SC4-14:
- a CDS encoding DUF1549 domain-containing protein → MLVLLSVLQTFLAATFWLWQFLGRLHPLIVHFPVALLCVALLLEGVGWYRKSNQWQSAVWAMLWLGAVSAVLAAILGLMLIGQDEYSGQTVTVHQWAGFATAALAVGTLLTARWGTTRLYRTALVLTGLGVCVAGHYGALLTHGEDYLSSVLPGKSNDAPSTATPPLAFASVNGPLTDKQVEALNLDVRTILAHNCYSCHSATKTKGELRLDKKELLLKGGKNGMVIKPGHPDDSELIRRITLPAGHKEAMPTKGKRLTDKEVALLAFWIKQGAPWPTGAEKSIYRVAALAPRLPVVPPATVDITQPIDRFVSAYFQQHKIAWKGVIDDRTYIRRVYLDAIGLLPTPTEVQAFLADHRPDKRELLVKNLLNRNDAYAQHWLTFWNDALRNDYTGTGYVTGGRADITTWLYESLKKNKPYNWFVRELISPSKQSAGFIKGIQWRGTINASQRTEMQAAQNVAQVFLGLNLKCASCHDSFISDWKLDDAYAFANVFADSTLEINRCDKPTGKMAGRRILYRDLGEISIDAPTEQRLRELADFLVQPKDGRLYRTVVNRIWAQFMGRGIVEPVDAMDNEPWSQDLLDWMAYDFVQNGYDLKKLMYAILTSKTYQLPSVGVKDVELLTAPSYTFEGMVRRRLTAEQFADAVSRAFYPMYQDTSVVEMLPKQIHQVIPFPRAALVKNDPFLTALGRPNRETVSTGRSSQANLLQALELTNGTTFNETLKRGAEKWQKRYPSSELLVKNLYWQALGREPSPKELAVAQKLMGTVPSAESIQDLVWAIALHPEFQLIY, encoded by the coding sequence ATGCTTGTCCTTCTGTCCGTTCTACAGACTTTTCTGGCTGCAACCTTCTGGCTTTGGCAATTTCTGGGTCGGTTACATCCATTGATCGTTCATTTTCCCGTAGCGTTATTGTGCGTAGCCCTGTTGCTGGAGGGAGTTGGGTGGTACCGAAAATCGAATCAGTGGCAATCGGCAGTTTGGGCCATGCTCTGGCTGGGTGCGGTTAGTGCCGTGTTGGCGGCTATTCTGGGCCTGATGCTGATCGGCCAGGATGAATACAGCGGCCAAACCGTTACGGTTCACCAATGGGCGGGATTTGCTACGGCTGCTTTGGCCGTGGGTACACTGCTGACAGCCCGTTGGGGAACGACCCGGCTGTATCGAACGGCCCTGGTACTAACAGGGCTAGGCGTTTGCGTGGCCGGGCACTATGGCGCATTGCTGACCCATGGCGAAGATTACCTGTCGAGCGTACTTCCCGGAAAAAGCAACGACGCTCCGTCAACTGCTACTCCTCCTCTGGCCTTTGCCAGCGTTAACGGACCGTTGACCGATAAGCAGGTTGAAGCATTGAATCTGGACGTACGGACCATTCTGGCGCATAACTGCTATAGTTGCCATAGCGCAACCAAAACTAAAGGCGAGCTTCGGCTCGATAAAAAAGAATTGCTGTTGAAAGGGGGTAAGAATGGCATGGTTATCAAACCCGGCCATCCCGACGATAGTGAACTGATCCGGCGGATCACCCTGCCAGCCGGGCATAAAGAAGCCATGCCCACCAAAGGCAAACGGCTGACCGATAAGGAGGTTGCATTGCTGGCATTCTGGATCAAACAGGGTGCTCCCTGGCCAACTGGGGCCGAGAAAAGTATATATCGGGTTGCAGCGCTGGCACCCCGATTGCCCGTTGTGCCACCCGCAACGGTCGATATCACGCAGCCCATCGACCGGTTTGTCAGTGCCTATTTTCAGCAGCATAAAATTGCCTGGAAAGGCGTTATCGACGATCGGACCTATATCCGGCGGGTCTATCTGGATGCCATTGGACTCTTACCGACACCAACCGAGGTGCAGGCGTTTCTGGCCGATCATCGACCCGATAAACGGGAGCTACTGGTGAAAAATCTGCTCAACCGAAACGATGCCTATGCTCAGCACTGGCTTACGTTCTGGAACGATGCGCTGCGGAACGATTACACCGGAACGGGCTATGTGACCGGTGGACGCGCCGACATTACAACCTGGTTATACGAATCCCTGAAAAAGAATAAGCCCTACAACTGGTTCGTGCGGGAATTGATCAGCCCCTCGAAACAATCGGCCGGGTTTATCAAAGGAATCCAGTGGCGGGGAACCATCAACGCAAGTCAGCGAACCGAAATGCAGGCCGCCCAGAATGTAGCGCAGGTTTTTCTGGGATTGAATCTCAAATGCGCATCCTGCCACGATAGTTTTATCAGCGACTGGAAACTGGACGATGCCTATGCATTTGCCAATGTTTTTGCCGACTCTACCCTGGAAATCAACCGGTGTGATAAGCCAACCGGAAAGATGGCCGGACGGCGGATATTGTACCGGGACCTGGGCGAAATCAGCATCGATGCCCCCACCGAGCAGCGTCTTCGGGAACTGGCCGATTTTCTGGTGCAACCTAAGGATGGCCGACTCTACCGAACGGTTGTCAACCGGATCTGGGCGCAGTTTATGGGGCGGGGCATTGTTGAACCCGTCGATGCCATGGATAATGAACCCTGGAGCCAGGACCTGCTCGACTGGATGGCCTACGACTTTGTTCAGAATGGCTACGACCTGAAAAAACTTATGTATGCCATCCTGACGTCCAAAACATACCAACTGCCTTCCGTTGGGGTAAAGGATGTGGAGTTACTGACGGCTCCGTCCTACACCTTTGAAGGCATGGTGCGTCGTCGGCTCACGGCCGAACAATTTGCCGATGCTGTGAGCCGGGCGTTCTATCCCATGTATCAGGATACGTCGGTGGTGGAGATGTTACCGAAGCAGATTCATCAGGTAATTCCGTTTCCGAGAGCTGCACTGGTTAAAAATGATCCATTTCTAACTGCGTTGGGGCGTCCTAATCGGGAAACGGTGAGCACGGGCCGAAGTTCGCAGGCGAACCTGCTTCAGGCACTGGAATTAACCAATGGAACAACGTTTAATGAAACACTCAAACGCGGTGCTGAGAAGTGGCAAAAACGATATCCATCATCGGAACTGCTGGTGAAAAATTTGTACTGGCAGGCGTTAGGGCGCGAACCATCTCCAAAGGAACTGGCCGTAGCCCAGAAGCTCATGGGGACGGTTCCCAGTGCCGAAAGTATTCAGGATTTGGTATGGGCCATTGCCTTACACCCCGAATTTCAGTTGATTTACTGA
- a CDS encoding alpha/beta hydrolase, with product MKEPSRIKRRLIRWGSLVLAGLLPVILLNQCTLRMSDSAIQNYFSKQAIKPTFHHIAIAGRSLHYAHIGADTLPPVVFIHGSPGSWDAFISFFADSGLYQQAQLLSVDRLGFGKSGLGNPEPSLARQAAAIAPILQQVSKIKPPILVGHSLGGPIAARLAMDYPQWVGGLVLVAPSIDPALEKQEWYRPVGAAIPIRWLLPAELDVSNREILPLKAELEAMLPLWASIRVPVTVIQGDADELVPAGNAWFAQRMLSHAAVNLRLLPGMNHFIPWRRPDTIREAILMHLNGRKSLPAKKIP from the coding sequence ATGAAGGAGCCCTCTCGTATAAAACGTCGGTTGATCCGTTGGGGGAGCCTGGTTTTAGCAGGCCTGTTACCCGTCATCCTATTGAATCAGTGTACCCTCCGCATGTCCGATTCAGCCATTCAGAACTACTTCAGCAAACAAGCTATCAAACCAACGTTTCACCACATCGCCATAGCAGGACGTAGCCTGCATTATGCCCACATTGGAGCCGATACTTTACCTCCCGTGGTGTTTATCCATGGGTCGCCGGGTTCCTGGGATGCATTCATTTCGTTTTTTGCCGATTCGGGTCTTTATCAGCAGGCACAGCTACTTTCAGTAGACCGGCTCGGGTTCGGCAAATCCGGGTTGGGAAACCCCGAACCCTCTCTAGCCAGACAGGCAGCAGCCATTGCCCCCATTCTGCAACAGGTATCAAAGATTAAGCCGCCTATTCTGGTTGGCCACTCGCTGGGTGGGCCCATTGCGGCCCGGCTGGCTATGGACTATCCGCAATGGGTGGGCGGGCTGGTTCTGGTGGCTCCCTCTATCGACCCTGCTCTGGAAAAGCAGGAATGGTATCGACCGGTTGGCGCAGCCATACCGATCCGATGGTTGCTGCCAGCCGAACTGGATGTCAGCAACCGGGAAATTCTGCCCCTCAAAGCCGAGCTGGAGGCTATGCTGCCGCTCTGGGCCAGCATTCGGGTGCCCGTGACAGTTATTCAGGGCGATGCCGATGAACTGGTGCCAGCGGGGAATGCCTGGTTTGCCCAGCGGATGCTATCCCATGCGGCTGTGAACCTACGCCTGCTACCCGGCATGAACCATTTCATTCCCTGGCGACGCCCAGACACCATTCGGGAGGCTATTCTGATGCACCTGAATGGCAGGAAATCGTTACCAGCAAAAAAAATACCGTAG
- a CDS encoding thiamine pyrophosphate-dependent enzyme: MPETTDLTWYKVLNTVDELPEGRVTTVTANHTSICLTHYNKKICGLDNRCPHQGGPLGEGSIENGLLRCPWHGWDFDPQTGQAPGFHDDGIRTFPIDIRPDGIYVGIQPEAPHQPTLSDIMMQTLVNCGVDTVFGMVGHSNLGLADAMRRLAEAGKLTFIGIRHEGAAAFAASAYGKLTGRPAVCFGIAGPGATNMFTGMWDAKNDRAPLIALSGQVQTQVVGTGAFQEVDLVQAFSSVAAFNQRVMQTSKHAELMVLAVKHALLNRDVSHLTFPDEIQKLPASGTAQASSLDHRMGLPAITPAPGSITAALTRLQRAKRPVIIVGHGARFSMEPILALAEMLNAPVLTTFKGKGLIPDTHPLACGVLGRSGTPIASWMMNEADLLLVFGSSFANHTGISPKIPTIQVDFDPVVLAKFHPIDVPVWGEIATTASLFRQELTTCQAIDQRPAIQHRWDIWRAEKVNRLRDDQTMGLSSIAVFEALSRHTPGNAVVCVDVGNNAYSLGRYFETSGQSFLMSGYLGSIGFALPAAMGAWAAVGQQRPVVSVSGDGGFGQYMAEFTTLVQYQMPIKHILLNNNELGKISKEQRADRLDVWQTSLHNPSFAEFATNCGALGIRVSQPNELENALRDAFAYPGPALVEIMTNGALI, translated from the coding sequence ATGCCCGAAACCACTGACCTGACTTGGTATAAAGTGTTGAACACTGTCGACGAACTCCCCGAAGGACGGGTAACGACTGTCACGGCAAATCACACGAGTATTTGCCTGACCCATTATAACAAAAAAATCTGCGGACTCGATAACCGGTGCCCACACCAGGGTGGTCCGCTGGGCGAAGGTTCGATCGAAAACGGCCTGCTGCGCTGCCCCTGGCATGGCTGGGATTTTGACCCACAAACGGGGCAGGCACCCGGCTTTCACGACGACGGCATTCGAACGTTTCCCATCGACATCCGCCCCGATGGCATTTATGTTGGCATCCAGCCAGAGGCTCCGCATCAGCCTACCCTATCCGACATCATGATGCAGACGCTGGTCAACTGTGGAGTCGATACTGTTTTTGGTATGGTCGGCCATTCGAATCTGGGCCTTGCCGATGCCATGCGTCGGCTGGCCGAAGCGGGCAAACTAACATTTATTGGTATTCGCCATGAGGGCGCAGCTGCATTTGCCGCATCGGCCTACGGTAAACTGACCGGGCGGCCAGCGGTTTGCTTTGGCATTGCCGGGCCGGGAGCTACAAATATGTTTACGGGTATGTGGGATGCCAAAAATGACCGCGCACCGCTGATTGCACTCAGTGGACAGGTACAAACACAGGTGGTGGGTACCGGAGCGTTTCAGGAAGTCGATCTGGTGCAGGCCTTCAGTTCGGTGGCAGCCTTCAACCAGCGGGTTATGCAGACCAGTAAACATGCCGAACTCATGGTGCTGGCCGTAAAGCACGCCCTCCTGAACCGCGACGTGTCACACCTGACTTTCCCGGACGAAATTCAGAAACTACCCGCATCCGGCACGGCCCAGGCCAGTTCGCTCGATCACCGCATGGGCCTGCCCGCCATTACGCCCGCACCCGGTTCAATAACGGCTGCGCTAACCAGACTTCAACGGGCTAAACGACCGGTAATCATTGTAGGCCATGGAGCTAGGTTTAGTATGGAACCAATTCTGGCTCTGGCCGAAATGCTGAATGCCCCCGTGCTTACAACCTTCAAAGGAAAAGGACTCATTCCGGATACCCACCCGTTGGCCTGTGGGGTGCTCGGCCGCAGTGGTACGCCCATTGCAAGCTGGATGATGAACGAAGCGGACCTCCTGCTGGTATTTGGTTCATCATTCGCCAATCATACCGGCATAAGCCCGAAAATCCCGACGATTCAGGTCGATTTCGACCCAGTCGTACTGGCTAAATTTCATCCGATCGACGTACCCGTCTGGGGAGAAATTGCAACCACAGCCTCTCTATTCCGGCAAGAGCTTACCACCTGTCAGGCCATTGATCAACGCCCGGCTATTCAGCACCGATGGGACATCTGGCGGGCCGAAAAAGTAAACCGACTACGGGACGATCAAACAATGGGACTCAGCTCGATAGCCGTCTTTGAGGCACTTAGCCGCCATACGCCTGGCAATGCGGTAGTTTGTGTCGACGTAGGCAACAACGCTTACTCCCTCGGACGGTATTTCGAAACCAGTGGCCAATCGTTTCTAATGTCGGGCTACCTGGGTTCCATTGGCTTTGCTCTCCCGGCCGCTATGGGTGCCTGGGCCGCTGTGGGTCAGCAACGGCCAGTGGTTTCGGTATCGGGCGATGGCGGTTTTGGTCAGTATATGGCCGAATTTACGACCCTGGTTCAGTATCAGATGCCGATCAAACATATTTTGCTGAATAACAACGAGCTCGGCAAAATCTCGAAAGAGCAACGCGCCGATCGACTCGATGTATGGCAGACAAGTCTGCACAATCCCAGTTTCGCCGAATTTGCAACCAATTGCGGTGCCCTTGGCATTCGGGTTAGTCAACCGAATGAACTGGAAAATGCACTCAGAGACGCATTTGCCTATCCAGGTCCAGCCCTGGTAGAAATCATGACCAATGGCGCTCTGATTTGA
- a CDS encoding glutamate synthase-related protein, translating to MNSLPPVVDLISIARFDELPNRQPTYAKVNTIDLVLIRYEEEVSILYGRCLHRGALLADGTVEGNNLICGLHRWDYRIDTGISEYNNAEALHKFTTYIRDGHVLVDRTEIRAYEQAHPQPFKSETYLGDFSDTHPESTEPYTTYIKHLAQHGLTLYGHHGAVAAMGVDRNTLPKWEDIQLLPAQLSRKPLLDHEPIDTQVRIGPRSQKPLLLAMPLFVSDMSFGSLSREAKLALAKGAELARTGICSGEGGMLPAEQEANSRYFYELASARFGFSWDKVKKAQAFHFKGGQGAKTGTGGHLPGHKVSAEIAQVRGLQPGEAAISPATFADLHTPADFRQLADQVRAETGGIPIGFKIAASHIEADIDFALEASADYIILDGRGGGTGAAPIILRNHINVPTIPALARARRHLNRLGVRDVTLVITGGLRVPSDFVKALALGADAIAVSNSALQAIGCLGMRACESNNCPVGIATQKENLRARLLVDQSAQQLKNFLEAATDLMTVVARACGHRRLSDFNPYDLATFHYEMHRLTGIAYAGVENNG from the coding sequence ATGAATTCCCTGCCCCCCGTAGTTGATTTAATATCCATAGCCCGCTTTGATGAGCTACCCAACCGCCAGCCTACCTATGCCAAAGTCAACACGATTGATTTGGTCCTTATCCGTTACGAAGAGGAGGTTTCTATCCTGTATGGTCGGTGCCTGCACCGGGGCGCCCTGCTGGCCGACGGAACGGTTGAAGGCAATAACCTTATCTGCGGGCTGCACCGCTGGGACTATCGCATCGATACCGGAATCAGCGAATATAACAACGCCGAAGCCCTCCATAAATTCACAACCTATATCCGGGACGGCCATGTTTTGGTTGATCGGACCGAAATCCGGGCCTATGAACAAGCCCATCCGCAACCGTTCAAAAGTGAGACTTATCTGGGCGACTTTTCCGACACTCACCCCGAATCGACGGAGCCTTACACGACATACATCAAGCACCTCGCTCAACACGGCCTGACGCTCTACGGTCATCATGGGGCCGTAGCAGCCATGGGCGTCGATCGGAATACGCTACCGAAGTGGGAAGACATTCAGCTATTGCCCGCACAGCTTTCCCGAAAGCCCCTGCTCGACCACGAGCCCATTGATACGCAAGTTCGTATAGGCCCACGCTCTCAAAAGCCGCTCTTGCTGGCAATGCCCCTTTTTGTGTCGGATATGTCATTTGGATCGCTATCCCGCGAAGCCAAACTAGCGCTGGCCAAAGGAGCTGAACTGGCCCGTACGGGCATTTGCTCGGGTGAAGGCGGTATGCTCCCAGCCGAACAGGAAGCCAACAGCCGGTATTTTTACGAACTGGCGTCGGCCCGGTTTGGCTTTAGCTGGGATAAAGTAAAAAAAGCTCAGGCGTTTCATTTCAAAGGAGGACAAGGTGCGAAAACAGGCACCGGTGGGCACCTCCCCGGCCATAAAGTATCGGCCGAAATTGCCCAGGTACGGGGGCTGCAACCAGGCGAAGCAGCCATTAGTCCGGCAACGTTTGCCGATCTGCATACACCAGCCGATTTCCGCCAGCTGGCAGACCAGGTCCGGGCCGAAACGGGAGGCATTCCAATTGGCTTTAAGATAGCCGCCAGTCATATTGAAGCCGATATCGACTTTGCGCTGGAAGCATCTGCCGATTATATCATTCTCGATGGGCGCGGTGGCGGCACTGGGGCGGCTCCCATTATCCTTCGAAATCATATCAATGTACCAACCATTCCGGCATTGGCCCGAGCCCGTCGCCATCTGAACCGCCTTGGCGTTCGTGATGTAACCCTCGTCATTACGGGCGGGTTACGGGTACCCTCCGATTTTGTTAAAGCACTGGCCCTGGGTGCCGACGCGATTGCCGTATCTAATTCAGCGCTTCAGGCTATCGGTTGCCTGGGTATGCGCGCCTGCGAATCCAATAACTGCCCGGTTGGAATTGCTACTCAGAAAGAAAACCTGCGCGCCCGACTCCTGGTTGACCAATCGGCCCAACAATTGAAAAATTTCCTGGAAGCGGCTACTGACTTGATGACCGTAGTGGCCCGCGCCTGTGGCCACCGTCGACTAAGCGATTTCAACCCGTACGATCTCGCTACGTTTCACTATGAAATGCACCGGCTAACGGGTATAGCTTACGCCGGTGTTGAAAACAATGGCTGA
- a CDS encoding Rieske 2Fe-2S domain-containing protein gives MSVNYAGILWNRQKKRYDTVIAIGILSYLALFIGLHAWLHPNITTETLIIRATGTLAFLMLHIILSIGPLARLNPVFLPLLYNRRHLGVSLFIIASVHGLFNILQFHAGGNANPLVSVLTAGSRFPGPIYFPFQPLGLLALVIFFFMAATSHDFWLKNLTPRIWKSVHMLIYMAYALIVLHVVLGVIQLEKSPVLIGFMGLGMLLIIGLHLAAGWQAWRTDYKPITIDTTGWIRVGPLQEIRNNRAKIVQAGDETIAIFRYDGKLSAVSNVCRHQNGPLGEGKIIDGCITCPWHGYQYRPEDGCSPPPFPEKVETYELALSGSDVWVNPAPLPEGTYVEPIRY, from the coding sequence ATGAGTGTCAATTACGCAGGTATTCTCTGGAATCGCCAGAAAAAACGCTACGATACGGTTATCGCCATCGGCATACTTTCGTATCTGGCACTGTTTATAGGACTACATGCCTGGCTGCATCCCAACATTACGACCGAAACATTGATTATTCGGGCTACGGGTACCCTGGCCTTTCTGATGCTGCATATTATTCTAAGCATTGGCCCACTGGCCCGTTTGAATCCCGTCTTTCTACCCCTGCTTTATAATCGTCGCCATCTGGGCGTCAGTCTGTTTATCATTGCCAGCGTACACGGCCTGTTCAACATCCTTCAGTTTCACGCAGGCGGCAACGCCAACCCGCTTGTGTCTGTATTGACGGCAGGAAGTCGGTTTCCGGGCCCGATTTATTTCCCCTTCCAGCCCCTTGGATTGCTTGCACTGGTCATTTTCTTTTTTATGGCCGCCACCAGCCACGATTTCTGGCTGAAAAACCTAACCCCCAGGATATGGAAATCAGTGCATATGCTTATCTACATGGCTTATGCGCTCATTGTTCTCCATGTGGTACTAGGGGTTATTCAACTGGAAAAAAGCCCTGTTTTAATTGGTTTTATGGGGCTTGGGATGTTGCTGATCATCGGTCTGCATCTGGCTGCTGGCTGGCAAGCGTGGCGAACCGATTATAAACCAATCACGATTGATACGACCGGCTGGATACGCGTGGGGCCACTGCAGGAAATTCGGAATAACCGGGCAAAAATTGTTCAGGCTGGCGATGAAACCATTGCCATATTCCGCTATGATGGTAAACTATCGGCCGTATCGAATGTGTGCCGCCACCAGAATGGGCCACTGGGCGAGGGTAAAATTATTGATGGCTGTATCACCTGTCCCTGGCACGGTTATCAATACCGCCCCGAAGATGGATGCTCGCCCCCGCCATTCCCCGAAAAAGTGGAAACCTATGAACTGGCTTTATCGGGCAGCGACGTCTGGGTAAATCCAGCACCGCTACCCGAAGGTACTTATGTTGAACCCATCCGCTACTAA
- a CDS encoding SDR family oxidoreductase — translation MKRIILTGSSSGFGWLTAQTLAKQGHIVYATMRNVSTTNEAMAQKIQRWASEHKAAVHVVDLDVTDDASVQAAIDWIVRDAHGQIDVLINNAGIAITGLNEALSPAQVNQLFQVNVLGADRMIKAVLPYMHPQKSGLLIQLSSGLARLHLPFLGAYSATKAAVDTLAETYHYELRSSGIDSVIVQPGAYPTTDLIARQAQPANPDVEIAYGADVAQIKAGIRHLFTPSAQSPDPQEVADLIAKLVDMPGGQRPLWNPVGIGASQPYLEQLNNGTGQLAGAVLNAFGVSVPA, via the coding sequence ATGAAACGAATCATTCTTACCGGTAGCAGCAGTGGGTTTGGCTGGCTTACTGCACAAACATTAGCTAAACAAGGTCATATTGTTTATGCTACGATGCGCAATGTTTCGACTACCAACGAAGCTATGGCGCAGAAAATACAACGGTGGGCCAGTGAACACAAAGCCGCTGTTCATGTGGTTGATCTTGATGTAACCGATGATGCATCAGTACAGGCAGCTATCGACTGGATTGTTCGTGATGCGCATGGGCAAATTGATGTACTGATCAACAATGCGGGGATTGCCATTACGGGGCTGAACGAAGCGTTGAGTCCGGCCCAGGTCAATCAGTTATTTCAGGTTAATGTGCTGGGAGCCGATCGGATGATTAAAGCCGTTCTGCCTTATATGCATCCGCAGAAAAGTGGCCTTCTAATTCAGTTATCGAGTGGATTGGCCCGGTTGCATTTACCCTTTCTGGGGGCCTACAGCGCCACTAAAGCAGCCGTAGATACACTGGCCGAAACCTATCATTACGAATTACGCTCATCGGGTATCGATTCGGTGATTGTTCAGCCCGGTGCCTATCCAACCACCGATCTGATTGCCAGACAGGCTCAACCTGCTAATCCGGATGTTGAAATTGCCTACGGTGCCGATGTGGCACAAATCAAAGCGGGTATCCGTCATCTGTTTACACCGTCTGCCCAAAGTCCGGACCCACAGGAAGTGGCCGACCTGATTGCAAAACTGGTTGATATGCCTGGCGGGCAACGCCCGCTGTGGAATCCGGTTGGCATTGGGGCGTCGCAGCCCTACCTTGAGCAACTCAACAACGGAACGGGGCAATTGGCGGGAGCTGTATTAAATGCCTTTGGGGTATCGGTACCAGCCTGA
- a CDS encoding Gfo/Idh/MocA family oxidoreductase → METTRREFIKKAALSTAGLTVGGLAPGFSAKSYAKIIGANERLNVAIAGLGRRLSAYYDPISRKDSNVELVYLCDVMKKQRESAVQKFSKYIDYKPKLENDIRKVIADKDVDVLFNATPDHWHAPGTWLAVQGGKHVYVEKPCSHNPHEGELLVEFQKKYNKVIQMGNQQRSAPESIEIIRQIHDGVIGKPFKAVAFYANARGEVPIPKKAPVPDGLDWELFQGPAPRREYTHDTWDYNWHWYGWLYGTAESGNNATHELDVARWALQVDFPEYVTVEAAKRYFPEDGWAVYDTMDATFRFPGNKIIKWDGNSRNGYKTFGSDRGTLIYGTNGTVYVDRDGYTLFNREGKVMKNSKSNGSEAGTALGGGGDMTTRHVQNFFEAIRGKEKQNSPIAEGAKSVLLCHLANIAYRANKPFAVDPKNGHIQDKDAMKFWSREYEKGWEPKL, encoded by the coding sequence ATGGAAACAACCCGTAGAGAATTTATAAAGAAAGCGGCTCTAAGCACAGCCGGGCTAACCGTTGGCGGACTCGCCCCCGGTTTTTCGGCGAAAAGCTATGCCAAAATTATTGGCGCGAATGAACGGTTGAACGTGGCCATTGCCGGATTGGGTCGGCGGTTGAGCGCCTATTACGACCCAATTTCCCGTAAAGACAGTAATGTTGAGCTGGTATACCTGTGCGACGTGATGAAAAAACAGCGGGAGTCGGCCGTGCAGAAGTTTTCGAAATACATCGATTATAAGCCCAAACTCGAAAACGACATCCGCAAAGTAATTGCCGATAAAGATGTCGATGTGCTGTTCAATGCTACGCCCGATCACTGGCATGCACCCGGAACCTGGCTGGCCGTGCAGGGGGGCAAACACGTATATGTCGAAAAACCCTGTAGCCACAACCCGCACGAAGGCGAATTACTGGTCGAATTTCAGAAGAAATACAACAAAGTGATTCAGATGGGCAACCAGCAGCGCTCAGCTCCCGAATCGATCGAGATTATCAGACAGATTCATGATGGCGTTATTGGAAAACCCTTTAAGGCGGTAGCCTTTTATGCCAATGCGCGGGGCGAAGTGCCCATACCGAAAAAAGCCCCCGTTCCCGACGGGCTGGACTGGGAACTGTTTCAGGGACCGGCCCCCCGCCGGGAGTATACGCACGACACCTGGGATTACAACTGGCACTGGTATGGCTGGCTCTACGGAACCGCCGAAAGCGGCAACAATGCAACCCACGAGCTGGATGTAGCCCGCTGGGCGCTGCAGGTCGATTTTCCGGAATACGTAACCGTTGAAGCGGCCAAGCGATATTTTCCGGAAGATGGCTGGGCCGTTTATGATACGATGGACGCGACATTCCGATTCCCCGGCAACAAAATCATCAAATGGGATGGCAACAGTCGCAACGGCTATAAAACCTTTGGTAGCGACCGGGGTACGCTGATTTATGGCACCAACGGGACCGTTTATGTCGACCGCGATGGCTATACACTCTTCAATCGGGAGGGGAAAGTGATGAAAAACAGCAAATCGAATGGTTCCGAAGCGGGAACCGCATTGGGCGGTGGGGGCGATATGACAACCCGTCATGTTCAGAATTTTTTTGAGGCCATTCGGGGAAAGGAAAAACAGAACTCACCCATCGCAGAAGGAGCCAAGAGTGTCTTGCTCTGTCATTTGGCTAATATTGCATACCGGGCCAATAAGCCGTTTGCGGTAGATCCGAAAAATGGCCACATTCAGGACAAGGATGCCATGAAATTCTGGAGCCGGGAATATGAGAAAGGCTGGGAGCCTAAACTCTAA